The Sphingomonas sp. NBWT7 nucleotide sequence TCCAGCCGGTGGATGATGTCGCGGATCACCGCGCCGGTCGGTGAGGTGACGACGCCGATCCGCCGCGGCAGGAACGGCAGCACGCGCCGCGCCTTCGACTTGGCGAACAGCCCCTCCGCCTCGAACCGCGCCTTGTTGCGCTCGAGCAGCGCCATCAGCGCGCCCGCGCCGGCAAGTTCCATCCGCTCGATGATCACCTGATATTTGGAGCGGCCGGGATAGGTCGTCAGCCGTCCGGTTGCGATCACCTCGATCCCGTCCTCGGGCCGGAAGGCGAGGCTCGCCGCCTGCCCCTTCCAGATCACGCCGTCGATCACCGCGGCATCGTCCTTCAGGCACAGATAGCAGTGGCCCGATGCGACGCGCTTGTAGCCCGAGATCTCGCCGCGCAGCCGCACGTGGCCGAACTCGCCCTCCACGACGCGCTTCAGCCGGCTCGACAGCTCGCCGACCGACATCGCCGCTGCGTTGTCCCCCGGGATCGGGTCCGCTACGAGCCGCGCGGGAAGATCGAGAAAGGGGTCTGGCATGAACGTCCTGCTGGTGGGCGCGGGGGGCCGCGAACACGCGCTCGCCTGGAAGCTCGCGCAGTCTGAGGGGTTAGATACGCTCTATGCCGCCCCCGGCAACCCCGGCATCGCGCGCCATGCGACGATCGCCGAGCTCAACGTGGCGGATCACCGCGCGGTGATCGATTTCATCCGCCGGCAGCAGATCGGCCTCGTCGTGATCGGCCCCGAAGCGCCGTTGGTCGATGGCCTCGCCGACAATATCCGCACGATCGGCGTGCCCGTGTTCGGCCCCGGCCGCGCGGCGGCGCAGCTCGAGGGATCGAAGGGGTTCACCAAGGATCTGTGCGCGCGCGTCGGCATCCCCACCGCGCGCTACTTCCGTGTCACCTCGCGCGACGGCGCGCTCGCGTGCCTCGACGATTTCGTCGCCGACGGGACGTGCCGTTGCGTGATCAAGGCGGACGGTCTCGCCGCCGGCAAGGGCGTCGTCGTCGCGATGAGCCGCGCCGAGGCCGAAGCGGCGATTGCCGCGCTGTTCGCCGACGGGCCGGCCGAAGCGGTGATCGAGGAATTCCTCGAGGGCGAGGAGGCGAGCCTGTTCGTCCTGTCCGACGGCACGACCACCGCGAGCTTCGGCAGCGCGCAGGATCACAAGCGCGTCGGCGACGGCGATACCGGGCCCAATACCGGCGGCATGGGCGCCTACTCCCCGGCCGCCGTCCTGACGCCCGCGCTCGAGGAGCGTGCGCTGGGCGAGATCGTCCGCCCGACGATCGACGCGCTGGCCGCCGCCGGCACGCCCTATGTCGGCGTGCTCTACGCCGGGCTGATGCTGACGGCGGACGGCCCCAAGCTGATCGAATATAACGTGCGTTTCGGCGATCCTGAATGCCAAGTGCTGATGGCGCGCTTCGACGGTGATCTGCTCCACACGCTACTTGCTGTTGCGCAGGGCCGTATCGCCGATCTGCCCGCCCCCGCCTTTACCCCCGACATTGCGCTGACGGTGGTGATGGCGGCGGAAGGCTATCCCGGCACGCCGCGCACCGGCGGAACGATCGGCGGGATCGATGCGGCCGAGGCGACCGGCGCGATCGTGTTCCAGGCCGGCACGCGCGCGCAGGATGACGCGATCGTCGCCGCCGGCGGGCGCGTGCTCGCGGTGACGGCAACGGGGGCCAGCGTCGCCGAGGCGCAGGCCACGGCATACCGTGCGGTCGACGCGCTCGATTTCCCGACCGGCTTCTGCCGCCGCGACATCGGCTGGCGCGCGATCGCCTGACGAGGCACGCGATCGTTCCGCTAACGTTGCGGGAACCGCGGCGCTTACCTAAGGCTTAGCGTTCGGCGTAGCGGAGCGTATCATGGACCAAGGCATATCCGATACCGGCACGTTGACCGGCATCCTACTGGCAGTGATCGCCGTTCTTGCCGTGCTGACGGTGATCGGCATCCTCGTCGGTGTGCGCAAGAAGCGCGCGCGGGTCGAGGCGCAGCGGCTCGAGGAGGAACGGCTCGCCGCCGAACGTCGCGAGGCGCGCCCGCGCCCGCAATCGGTGCGCCGCGCCGATCCGCAGCCCGTTGCCGACGCTGCACCCGCGCCATCCCCGTCAACGCCGGCCCCCGTCCCGACCAACGTCGCTGCGCCGCCCGTCGCGCCGCCCCCGCCGCCGCTCGCCGACCTGCCCGAGGTGACCGCCGCGCCCACCGCTGGTCCGAGCGATGGCGAGACCCGGCCGACGGCGCCGCTCGCCGACGAGCCGATCGCCGCCGCCGCGCCGCAGGACGCCTCCCCCGCCGCCGAGGCGCAGCCCGAGCCTGCCCCCGTCGCGCCGCAACCTGAGCCCGAGCACGCGCCATCCCCCGCGCAGCAAGCAAGTCCAGCCGGCGATGCGCCGGTGACGACGATCAAAGGCCTTGGCCCCAAGGTGGCGGCGATGCTTGCCGAGCACGGCATCGTCACCGTCGGCGATCTCGCCGCCCTCGATCAGCGCGCCGCGGAGGATCTCGACGCGCGGCTCGGCAATTTCACCGGCCGCATGGGTCGCGATCGCTGGCTCGAACAGGCGCAGCTGCTCAGCGCGGGCGACATCAGGACGTACGAGGACCGGTTCGGGAAGCTTTGATCGCTTCGTCCACTGCACGTCCATTCCCGTGACCAGTGGCGGCGGCGTAACCCACGTCGATTGACGGCGCCGATCCGCCGCGCGAAGGCGGCAGGCATGCGCTTCTTCTCGGACAATGCCGCCCCGGTCCATCCTGCCGTGCTCGCCGCGCTGGCAGAGGCCGACGTGCTCGACACCGCCTACGACGGCGATCGCTGGTCGAAGGCGCTCGACGCGCGGCTCTCCGACCTGTTCGAGACCGCGGTCGAGGCGCTGTGGGTGCCGAGCGGCACCGCCGCCAATTGCCTCGCGCTCGCCGCGCTCTGCCCGCCGCACGGCGCGGTGGTCTGCCATCATGACGCGCACATCCAGAACGACGAGTGCGGCGCGCCCGAATTCTACACCCATGGCGCGAAGCTCATGCTCGCGCAGGGCGACGGCGCGAAGCTGACGCCCGAGACGATCGCCGCGTTGCTCGCGACGATCCGCGACGACGTGCACCAAGTGCAGCCGCACGCGATTTCGATCACCAACGCCACCGAATACGGTCTCGTCTACCAGCCGCACGAGGTTGCCGCGATCGGCGCGCTTGCCGCCGAACGCGGCCTTACGCTGCACATGGACGGCGCGCGCTTCGCCAACGCGCTCGTCACCGCCGGCTGCTCGGCGGCGGACATGACGTGGCGCGCCGGAGTCACTGCGCTCAGCCTCGGCTTCGTCAAGAACGGGGGCATGAGCGCGGAGGCGCTGGTGTTCTTCAAGCCCGGCCTCGTCGATGCGACACGCTATCGCCGCAAGCGCGCCGGGTTGCTGCTGTCCAAGGGCCGCTATCTCGCGGCGCAGATCCTCGCGCTGCTCGACGAAGACCGCTGGCTGGCCAATGCGCGCGCGGCGAATGCGGGTGCCGCGCAGATCGCCGCCGCCGCGGGCGATCGCCTTGTCCATGCGGTCGAGGCGAACGAAGTGTTTCTGCGCGTTTCCGCAGAAGAGGCGGCGACGCTGCGCGCCAAGGGCTTCGACTTCTACGATTGGGGGCCCGGCGAGGCGCGGCTCGTCGTCTCCTGGAACCAGCGCGCCGAGGACATCCGCCCGCTGGCAGACGCGATCGCGGCGCTCGGCTGATCGCCGCCGGGCGGAGCTTTTCGAAACAGTGGCGCGGTTCCGCAAACGCATATAGCGCCCGCGCATGGCCACCGCCCCGCCCCCGCAGTCGACCCGCGCCCGCGTCCTCGTGCCCTTCGCGATCGTAACGCTGATTTGGGGCTCGACCTGGCTCGTCATCCGCGACCAGCTCGGCGTCGTGCCGCCGTCTTGGTCGGTCAGCTACCGTTTCCTCGTCGCCGGGATCGCGCTCTACGCCTGGTCGGCGATCCGTCGTGAGGGGGGGCGGATCGACGCGCGCGGGCTGCGCTTCGCCGCGGCGCTCGGGCTCGCGCAGTTCGTGCTCAACTTCAACTTCGTCTATCGCGCCGAACAATTCATCACCTCGGGGCTCGTCGCGGTGGTCTTCGCGCTGCTGCTCGTGCCCAATGCGCTGTTCGGCCGGATCTTCCTCGGTCAGCGGCTCGGGCGGCAGCTGATCGTCGGGTCCGCCATCGCGATGGCCGGCGTCGCACTGCTCTTCCTGCACGAGGTACGCAGCGATCCGAACGGGCCTGGCGCCTCGCTGACGGGCATCGCGCTCACGCTATGCGCGATCCTCTCGGCGTCGAGCGCCAACGTGATGCAGGGAACGGCCACCGCGCGCGCCTATCCGATGCTGCGCACGACGGCGATCGCGATGCTGCTGGGTGGCGCCTTCGATGCCGCCTGGGCCTATGCCACCGTCGGCCCCCCGGTGATCGAGTGGCGCGCCGGCTATATCGCCGGGATCCTCTATCTCGGGCTGGCCGCCTCGGCGCTCGCCTTTCCGCTCTATTTCGGCGTGATCCGCATCATCGGCCCCGCCAAATCGGCCTATTCGAGCGTCATCGTCCCCGTCATCGCGATGGCGCTGTCGACCGCGTTCGAAGGTTATCGCTGGACGCCGCTCGCCGCAGGCGGCGCGGCGCTCGCCGGGGTCGGGCTGATCGTCGCGCTCACCGCGCGCAGGCCCAACCGGTAATCGGGGTAGAGCGGGCGCCAACCGAGCACCCGCTTCGCCATGCCATTCGCAACCCGCCGGTTCTCGGCATAGAAGGCGCGCGCCATCGGCGACAGGCTGTCGAGCGGCACGATCGGCGGCGGCGCCATACCAATCAGCGCCGCGGCATACTCCACTACCGCGTCCTGGCTCGCCGGCAGATCGTCGGCGAGATTGTACGCCCCCGCCGGCCCGGCGAACCCGGCGACGACGCCGGCCGCGATATCGTCGACATGGACCCGGCTGAACACCTGATCGATCAGCCCGGTGCGATGCGCCTTGCCTTCGCGCAGCCGCTCGATCGGCGAGCGGCCCGGGCCGTAGATACCGGGCAGGCGGAACACCCGCGCCCCCAGCGCCAGCCACGCCGCATCCGCCGCATTGCGCCCCACCCGGCGCCCACGGATCGGGGCGCTCTCGTCGACCCACCCGCCGCCTGCATCACCATAAACCCCGGTCGACGAGAGGTAGCCGAGCCAACGGCTGCCAAGTGCGTCGCCGTAGCGCGCGAGCACCGGATCGCCGCTTTCCTCGTCGGCGGGCACGGAAGACAGGACGTGCGTCGCGCTCGCCAGCCCGGCGCGTACTGCCGCCGCGTCGTCGAAGCGGATCGTGCCGTCGCGCCCGTCGCGCGTCGTCGCCAGCACCGGCCAGCCGCTCGCCCGTGCGATCGCCCCGGCGGCATAGCCGAGCCCGAAGATGAACAGCCGCATCGAAATCCCTTTCGCTAGCCGCGCGTCGGCAATGCTCGACACCCGCGACCAGATAACGCAGCAATCGGCGCGCTGGCCCCCTTCAGGCGCCACATACTGGCAGCGCCCACCGACGTCTCACTCGGCTATCGGCCCCTTGAACAGCGTGCCGAAATAATCGCCCTTGTTCCACACCGGGCGTGTCGCGCTGTCGGCGATCTCGCGCGCGATGCGGTAATTGACGTCGACGAAGCGGACGCCCTGCTCCCACTCGATCGGCTGCGACAGATCGTCGCCCGGCTTGTGGTAGTTGGTCGACATGAATTGTTCGACCGCGGCCTTGCCCGGCCCCTTCTGCCCCGGCCACAGGAACACCGAAGGCACGCCCTTCTGCACGAAGCGGAAGTGATCCGAGCGGACGAAGATCCCCTCGTCGGGCATCGGATCGGGCGACAGCGCCAGCCCTGCCCCCTCCACCGCGCGGCGGATGATCGGACCGAGTGTCGAGCGGTCGCCGCCGAACGCCACCATGTCCTCGAACCGATAGGTCAGGATCGGCATGTCGAGGTTCACGTCCGCGACGATCGACTGCAGCGGCACGGTCGGGTGATTGGCGAAATAATCGCTGCCGATCAGCCCCTTCTCCTCCGCGGTCACCGCCAGGAACACGATCGTCCGCTTGGGCGCGCCTTCCTTCTGGAACCTTTTGGCCTCTTCGATCAGGCTCGCGATGCCGATCGCGTTGTCGAGCGCGCCGTTGTGGATCGTGTCCGGGCCCTCGCCGCTGACCCCGACGTGATCGAGGTGCGCGGACAGCACCACTACCTCCTTCGACAGGACCGGATCGCTGCCGGGCAGCACGCCGACGACGTTCGACGAGCGCGCCGGCGCGAAGCTCGTCTGCGTCGCGGCGGCAAGCGTCGCAGGCAACTGCTCGGCCACGAACACTGCGTCGGGCTTGTCGGCGGCGCGCGCGACCTTCGCCCACGGCGTCCGGGCGCCGGCGAACAGCTTCGTCGCGCCCGCCACGCTCAGCGTTGCGAGGGCTGGGATCGATCCCGCCTCGACGTTGCCGGTGCCGTCGGGGTTCGCCCACGTCATCCGCGTGTGCGTGCTCGCCTCGACCAGCCGCGCGAACGCGCGCTGCTTCTCCGCGCGCGGCGTCTGCAGCGTGATCGTCCCGATCGCGCCGCGCTCGGCGGCGAAGCGCGCCTTGGTCGTCGCCGACCCCAGCCACGCGCGCTCCTCGCCGGTCATCTTGGCTGGCGATCCGCTGACGAAGGCGACGATCTTGCCGCGCACATCGACGCCCCTGTAATCGTCGCGGCCATAGGCCGGCGCGACGATCCCGTAGCCGACGAACACTACCGGCGCGGTCACCGCCGTCTCCTTCGCGCGCGGATCGGCCGACGGCACGTAATCGACACCGTACATCAGCGACTGCGTGGCGCCGCCGGCGCGCGTGATGCTCACCGTCCCCTTACCCGCCGGCTTGTACGCGACAAGCGGCACCTGCTGCAGATAGCCCTGCGCGCCGGCCGCTGCGTCACCGCCCGGCTTCAGCCCCGCGGCGAAGAACTGCGACGCGACATATTGCGCGGCGATGTCATATTCCGCGCTGCCCGCCTCGCGTCCGCGCATCGCATCGGATGCCAGGAACATGACGTGTCCCTTGATTGCCGCCGCCCCCGCGGACAGCGGCGTCGCGCGAGGCATCGTAGCCGGGGGAGCGGTCGGCACGGGTGCGGCGTCCCGCGCGATGGCGGCTGAGGGCAGGGTGGCGACGCAGAGCGACAGGGCAAGGCGGCGCATCGTGGCTTCCAGCAGGGTTCCGCGCGCATGCCCGCGGCGGCGGCAGTGCGACCCGGGACGAGCGAAAGTATGGCTTGATACCACCGCCCTAGCACCCGCCCCGCCCGCCGCAAGGTTTCGATGGAACCACTGCGCGCGCCGTTTATAGTCTCTTCATGCTCGACGCCTTCACCGCGCCCGCCGTTCCCGCCGCCAAGCGCCGCGAGGATTATGCCCCGCCGGCGTGGCTGGTGCCGAGCGTCGCACTCGATTTCGCGCTCGATCCCGCCGCGACGCGCGTCCGTGCGCGGCTCGACGTTGCGCGCAATGCTGCGAACGGCGAGCCGCTGCGGCTCGACGGCGAGGGGCTGGTCCCGCT carries:
- a CDS encoding M28 family metallopeptidase; the protein is MFLASDAMRGREAGSAEYDIAAQYVASQFFAAGLKPGGDAAAGAQGYLQQVPLVAYKPAGKGTVSITRAGGATQSLMYGVDYVPSADPRAKETAVTAPVVFVGYGIVAPAYGRDDYRGVDVRGKIVAFVSGSPAKMTGEERAWLGSATTKARFAAERGAIGTITLQTPRAEKQRAFARLVEASTHTRMTWANPDGTGNVEAGSIPALATLSVAGATKLFAGARTPWAKVARAADKPDAVFVAEQLPATLAAATQTSFAPARSSNVVGVLPGSDPVLSKEVVVLSAHLDHVGVSGEGPDTIHNGALDNAIGIASLIEEAKRFQKEGAPKRTIVFLAVTAEEKGLIGSDYFANHPTVPLQSIVADVNLDMPILTYRFEDMVAFGGDRSTLGPIIRRAVEGAGLALSPDPMPDEGIFVRSDHFRFVQKGVPSVFLWPGQKGPGKAAVEQFMSTNYHKPGDDLSQPIEWEQGVRFVDVNYRIAREIADSATRPVWNKGDYFGTLFKGPIAE
- the purD gene encoding phosphoribosylamine--glycine ligase → MNVLLVGAGGREHALAWKLAQSEGLDTLYAAPGNPGIARHATIAELNVADHRAVIDFIRRQQIGLVVIGPEAPLVDGLADNIRTIGVPVFGPGRAAAQLEGSKGFTKDLCARVGIPTARYFRVTSRDGALACLDDFVADGTCRCVIKADGLAAGKGVVVAMSRAEAEAAIAALFADGPAEAVIEEFLEGEEASLFVLSDGTTTASFGSAQDHKRVGDGDTGPNTGGMGAYSPAAVLTPALEERALGEIVRPTIDALAAAGTPYVGVLYAGLMLTADGPKLIEYNVRFGDPECQVLMARFDGDLLHTLLAVAQGRIADLPAPAFTPDIALTVVMAAEGYPGTPRTGGTIGGIDAAEATGAIVFQAGTRAQDDAIVAAGGRVLAVTATGASVAEAQATAYRAVDALDFPTGFCRRDIGWRAIA
- a CDS encoding DMT family transporter, with the translated sequence MATAPPPQSTRARVLVPFAIVTLIWGSTWLVIRDQLGVVPPSWSVSYRFLVAGIALYAWSAIRREGGRIDARGLRFAAALGLAQFVLNFNFVYRAEQFITSGLVAVVFALLLVPNALFGRIFLGQRLGRQLIVGSAIAMAGVALLFLHEVRSDPNGPGASLTGIALTLCAILSASSANVMQGTATARAYPMLRTTAIAMLLGGAFDAAWAYATVGPPVIEWRAGYIAGILYLGLAASALAFPLYFGVIRIIGPAKSAYSSVIVPVIAMALSTAFEGYRWTPLAAGGAALAGVGLIVALTARRPNR
- a CDS encoding NAD(P)-dependent oxidoreductase; this translates as MRLFIFGLGYAAGAIARASGWPVLATTRDGRDGTIRFDDAAAVRAGLASATHVLSSVPADEESGDPVLARYGDALGSRWLGYLSSTGVYGDAGGGWVDESAPIRGRRVGRNAADAAWLALGARVFRLPGIYGPGRSPIERLREGKAHRTGLIDQVFSRVHVDDIAAGVVAGFAGPAGAYNLADDLPASQDAVVEYAAALIGMAPPPIVPLDSLSPMARAFYAENRRVANGMAKRVLGWRPLYPDYRLGLRAVSATISPTPASAAPPAASGVQR
- a CDS encoding low specificity L-threonine aldolase yields the protein MRFFSDNAAPVHPAVLAALAEADVLDTAYDGDRWSKALDARLSDLFETAVEALWVPSGTAANCLALAALCPPHGAVVCHHDAHIQNDECGAPEFYTHGAKLMLAQGDGAKLTPETIAALLATIRDDVHQVQPHAISITNATEYGLVYQPHEVAAIGALAAERGLTLHMDGARFANALVTAGCSAADMTWRAGVTALSLGFVKNGGMSAEALVFFKPGLVDATRYRRKRAGLLLSKGRYLAAQILALLDEDRWLANARAANAGAAQIAAAAGDRLVHAVEANEVFLRVSAEEAATLRAKGFDFYDWGPGEARLVVSWNQRAEDIRPLADAIAALG